Proteins encoded by one window of Carassius auratus strain Wakin unplaced genomic scaffold, ASM336829v1 scaf_tig00217738, whole genome shotgun sequence:
- the LOC113102585 gene encoding microtubule-associated protein RP/EB family member 3-like has translation MAVNVYATSVTIENLSRHDMLAWVNDSLQLTYTKIEQLCSGAAYCQFMDMLFPGCILLKKVKFQAKLETEFIHNFKVLQAAFKRMNVDKIIPVEKLVKGKFQDNFEFIQWFKKFFDANYDGKEYDPIQARQGQDVAPPPNPGPQRTSPTVPKNMPTPQRVTTTIRKNPTHTRNGGSDAEIMELNQQLMELKLTVDGLEKERDFYFSKLRDIELICQEQEDETNPIISRIIDILYATEDGFAPPEDDEIDEQAHLDEF, from the exons ATGGCAGTGAATGTATACGCCACATCAGTAACGATTGAGAACCTGAGCCGACATGACATGCTGGCGTGGGTGAACGACTCCCTTCAGCTCACCTACACCAAGATTGAACAATTATGTTCAG GGGCGGCTTATTGTCAGTTCATGGACATGCTGTTCCCAGGGTGTATTCTTTTAAAGAAAGTGAAATTTCAAGCAAAGCTGGAGACGGAGTTTATACACAACTTCAAAGTCCTCCAGGCAGCTTTCAAGAGGATGAACGTTGATAAA ATAATTCCTGTGGAAAAATTAGTGAAAGGAAAATTCCAGGACAACTTTGAATTCATCCAGTGGTTTAAAAAATTCTTTGATGCCAATTATGACGGAAAAGAGTATGATCCCATTCAAGCTAGGCAGGGCCAAGATGTGGCGCCTCCACCAAATCCAG GGCCTCAGAGAACATCGCCAACAGTACCTAAAAACATGCCCACACCACAGAGGGTGACCACCACCATAAGGAAGAACCCCACACATACCCGAAATGGGGGAAGTGATGCTGAAATCATGGAGCTTAATCAACAG tTGATGGAGCTGAAGTTAACTGTAGATGGTCTGGAGAAGGAGAGAGATTTCTACTTCAGCAAACTTCGAGACATTGAGCTGATCTGCCAAGAACAAGAAGATGAAACCAACCCCATTATCAGTAGGATAATTGACATTCTGTATGCCACAGAG gatGGCTTTGCCCCACCAGAAGATGATGAAATAGACGAGCAGGCCCACTTGGACGAATTCTGA